In Nitrobacteraceae bacterium AZCC 1564, the following proteins share a genomic window:
- a CDS encoding hypothetical protein (product_source=Hypo-rule applied) — protein sequence MIWTSESKISLAKSAKNFIDAMAAPPSDTRTVKKVIGESFKIPENSSEMQLLLYLQADNFERLLAQINLSSIEYEAKQTYTTQVRQLSTIVLHPVIHGRYDNARTNIIAPNYHALTYLNDALKIEYQVEDAFLDEAEDLAKRLQTVLDEISTSDLPLDIKSILFSQISQLIFLLRNIRCVGPDRVKENAASTIVTIQGIATKTDSKHHAGSLKSAAIVILAILAGLDQGSHNAVGFLKNLKEGVEVIERWRGQSVPQIEYKKPKDLDGENAVNV from the coding sequence ATGATTTGGACTTCCGAGAGTAAGATCTCTTTAGCTAAATCCGCGAAGAACTTCATCGATGCGATGGCCGCTCCGCCGTCAGACACGCGAACTGTCAAAAAGGTAATTGGCGAGTCTTTTAAGATCCCTGAAAATAGTTCGGAGATGCAATTGCTCCTTTATTTGCAGGCCGATAACTTCGAGCGACTGCTAGCTCAGATCAATCTATCTTCCATCGAATATGAAGCGAAACAAACCTATACAACGCAAGTTCGTCAGCTATCGACCATAGTTTTGCATCCGGTGATACATGGTCGGTACGATAATGCGAGAACGAATATCATTGCGCCCAACTATCATGCTCTAACCTACCTGAACGATGCGCTGAAGATTGAGTATCAGGTTGAAGATGCATTTTTGGATGAAGCGGAGGATTTGGCGAAGCGCTTGCAAACTGTGCTCGACGAAATTTCAACGTCGGATCTGCCTTTAGACATTAAGAGCATTCTCTTTTCGCAAATCTCCCAATTAATTTTCTTGCTGAGAAATATCCGTTGCGTAGGTCCCGATAGGGTGAAGGAGAATGCCGCGTCAACAATCGTGACGATCCAGGGAATTGCCACCAAAACTGACTCTAAGCATCATGCGGGGTCACTCAAATCAGCAGCGATCGTTATTCTTGCAATACTTGCTGGATTAGATCAGGGGTCCCACAACGCGGTGGGGTTTTTGAAAAATCTTAAAGAAGGTGTGGAGGTTATTGAGCGTTGGCGAGGGCAAAGTGTTCCGCAAATTGAATACAAGAAGCCAAAGGATCTGGATGGTGAGAATGCTGTGAACGTGTAG
- a CDS encoding hypothetical protein (product_source=Hypo-rule applied; superfamily=54909), with protein MPRHIFIVRATVPDAAERDSFDAWYSREHLPDAVKSFGCKKAWRFWSAVDPSLHSAMYEFDDRETLDRATTGEEMKRLIRDFDRDWPNIKRTRDILVQSEEFGG; from the coding sequence ATGCCCCGTCACATCTTCATCGTCCGTGCCACTGTCCCCGATGCCGCCGAGCGAGACTCGTTCGACGCGTGGTATTCACGCGAGCATTTGCCCGATGCTGTGAAGTCGTTCGGCTGCAAGAAGGCATGGCGTTTCTGGAGCGCGGTCGATCCGTCGTTGCATTCGGCGATGTACGAATTCGATGATCGTGAAACGCTCGACCGCGCCACCACGGGCGAGGAGATGAAGCGGCTGATCCGCGACTTCGACCGCGACTGGCCGAACATCAAACGCACGCGCGACATCCTCGTGCAGTCCGAGGAATTCGGCGGCTAA
- a CDS encoding hypothetical protein (product_source=Hypo-rule applied; cleavage_site_network=SignalP-noTM; superfamily=46785), translating to MTKTILTILMLCMTGSAVADDVQPSPDARPSMPYTGTARMESDGTIILQLTATADGKPYDSTVTYKTTDRGYDNIKRHTGLTPGTSRRLRPWKD from the coding sequence ATGACCAAGACCATTCTGACCATCCTGATGTTGTGCATGACGGGTAGCGCAGTGGCCGACGATGTGCAGCCCTCGCCCGACGCGCGCCCTTCGATGCCCTACACCGGTACCGCGCGCATGGAGAGCGACGGGACCATCATCCTACAATTGACGGCGACCGCCGACGGTAAGCCCTACGACAGCACAGTTACCTACAAGACCACCGACCGCGGCTATGACAACATCAAGCGCCACACGGGATTGACCCCCGGCACCAGCCGCCGGTTGCGGCCGTGGAAAGATTGA
- a CDS encoding putative membrane protein YeiH (product_source=COG2860; cog=COG2860; pfam=PF03458; superfamily=111352; transmembrane_helix_parts=Outside_1_4,TMhelix_5_27,Inside_28_33,TMhelix_34_56,Outside_57_65,TMhelix_66_88,Inside_89_92,TMhelix_93_115,Outside_116_119,TMhelix_120_142,Inside_143_146,TMhelix_147_169,Outside_170_174,TMhelix_175_194,Inside_195_211) encodes MLPADSVLFIFGLFALVAEAMTAALAAGRRKMDWFGVAMLGSVTALGGGSVRDVLLGHYPLLWVKHPMLLVLTGGAALITIGLARIMHRFHSLFLVLDAIGLVVFTIIGCNVALEMGHPLTIVVVSGMITGCLGGVLRDILCTEVPLLFRSELYATVSLVTGAIYVAGTKADLNHVLVVVATFIVGLTFRLLAIRYKWEMPKFVYERGSAE; translated from the coding sequence ATGTTGCCCGCCGACTCGGTCCTCTTCATCTTTGGTCTGTTTGCGCTGGTCGCGGAAGCGATGACCGCGGCGCTGGCCGCAGGCCGTCGCAAGATGGATTGGTTCGGTGTTGCCATGCTGGGCAGCGTCACAGCGCTCGGCGGCGGTTCGGTGCGCGATGTGCTCCTCGGCCATTATCCGTTGCTGTGGGTGAAGCATCCCATGCTGCTGGTACTGACTGGCGGCGCCGCGCTGATCACGATCGGGCTCGCGCGGATCATGCATCGTTTCCATTCGCTGTTTCTGGTGCTCGATGCCATCGGCCTTGTGGTCTTCACCATCATCGGCTGCAACGTCGCACTCGAGATGGGTCATCCGCTCACCATCGTTGTGGTCTCGGGCATGATCACCGGATGCCTCGGCGGCGTGCTGCGCGACATCCTCTGCACCGAGGTGCCGCTGCTGTTTCGCAGCGAGCTTTATGCCACGGTGTCACTGGTCACCGGCGCGATTTATGTCGCGGGGACCAAGGCCGATCTGAACCACGTGCTCGTCGTTGTGGCGACCTTCATCGTCGGCCTGACGTTCCGCCTGCTGGCGATCCGCTACAAATGGGAAATGCCGAAATTCGTCTATGAGCGCGGCAGCGCCGAGTGA
- a CDS encoding mannose/fructose/N-acetylgalactosamine-specific phosphotransferase system component IID (product_source=COG3716; cog=COG3716; pfam=PF03729; superfamily=103473; transmembrane_helix_parts=Inside_1_20,TMhelix_21_43,Outside_44_48,TMhelix_49_71,Inside_72_91,TMhelix_92_114,Outside_115_123,TMhelix_124_146,Inside_147_152) encodes MAETSISRPAIRSRTSKAAHIIERIGLAMAGGSCGLFVAAHMANSRVEAFGSLPLVVGLMILGAVSFYLGIDIPPHRSAGSDATNAEVTDPVELFSAIGTFLATLAAFLSVYIIVFDANPSTRSTIILGICWLVGGIMQIVAGISARRHQSG; translated from the coding sequence ATGGCCGAAACCAGCATTTCACGCCCCGCAATACGTTCCCGGACCAGCAAGGCCGCCCATATCATTGAGCGGATCGGCTTGGCGATGGCTGGCGGCTCCTGCGGCTTGTTCGTGGCGGCCCACATGGCAAATTCGCGTGTCGAGGCCTTCGGCTCACTCCCGCTTGTCGTCGGGCTGATGATCCTCGGCGCCGTCAGCTTCTATCTCGGCATCGATATTCCGCCCCATCGCTCCGCTGGAAGTGATGCGACCAATGCGGAGGTGACCGATCCGGTCGAGCTGTTCAGTGCAATCGGCACGTTTCTCGCTACGCTGGCCGCGTTTCTGTCGGTCTACATTATCGTGTTCGACGCCAATCCGTCGACACGTTCAACCATCATTCTCGGCATCTGCTGGCTGGTGGGTGGCATCATGCAGATCGTCGCCGGCATCAGCGCACGGCGGCATCAATCCGGGTAG
- a CDS encoding hypothetical protein (product_source=Hypo-rule applied; cleavage_site_network=SignalP-noTM), with protein sequence MKTLFAAALFAATVAGFGSASAMPLAPAGQSSDVIHVAGGCGPGFHRGPMGRCIRNAVVVRPGVRRCRYWGPGRRVCRTWW encoded by the coding sequence ATGAAGACATTGTTTGCAGCAGCACTCTTCGCCGCCACCGTTGCCGGCTTCGGTTCAGCCAGCGCGATGCCGCTCGCTCCCGCTGGCCAGTCGTCCGATGTCATCCATGTCGCCGGCGGCTGTGGCCCCGGCTTCCACCGTGGCCCGATGGGCCGCTGCATTCGGAACGCCGTTGTCGTGCGCCCGGGCGTGCGTCGCTGCCGCTATTGGGGCCCTGGCCGCCGCGTGTGCCGCACCTGGTGGTGA
- a CDS encoding hypothetical protein (product_source=Hypo-rule applied), translating into MNEFEMLWHEADCSATRSFDGNAKLIFERLVIRKSIGASIALLTDEAKFLPML; encoded by the coding sequence ATGAATGAATTTGAAATGCTGTGGCATGAAGCCGACTGCAGCGCCACACGATCATTCGACGGAAACGCAAAATTAATATTTGAGCGCCTCGTGATTCGAAAATCGATTGGCGCATCGATTGCTTTGCTGACTGATGAGGCCAAGTTTTTGCCAATGCTATGA
- a CDS encoding hypothetical protein (product_source=Hypo-rule applied; superfamily=88645), whose product MTVTVPMATTMPMTAAPMNLLGREMRDFVLINHSRLRRQFGFGTSHLRLGSEHWCCVGTCRGDNTSTGGKAEGELQKVTTFHIPISSS is encoded by the coding sequence ATGACGGTGACGGTGCCAATGGCGACGACGATGCCAATGACGGCGGCGCCAATGAACCTGCTCGGGCGCGAGATGCGCGACTTCGTTCTGATCAACCACAGCAGGCTGCGTAGGCAATTCGGGTTCGGGACCAGTCATCTGCGATTGGGGAGCGAGCATTGGTGCTGCGTTGGCACTTGCCGCGGCGACAACACCAGCACCGGCGGCAAGGCCGAAGGCGAACTTCAGAAAGTTACGACGTTCCATATTCCAATTTCCTCTTCGTGA
- a CDS encoding hypothetical protein (product_source=Hypo-rule applied; cleavage_site_network=SignalP-noTM), with translation MKTLCAAILLAALLFQVDAAPAAPLAPLSMPTDNIIVVKDGCGVGFQRAPGGACRPQPKGPALMRLFARKCPLGYRRNWLGKCRRE, from the coding sequence ATGAAGACGCTTTGCGCAGCGATCCTCCTTGCCGCCTTGCTGTTTCAGGTGGACGCCGCTCCCGCGGCGCCGCTCGCGCCTCTCTCGATGCCGACTGACAATATCATCGTGGTGAAGGATGGATGCGGCGTCGGCTTCCAGCGCGCGCCGGGCGGCGCGTGCAGGCCGCAACCGAAAGGCCCCGCTCTCATGCGGCTGTTCGCACGCAAATGCCCGCTCGGCTATCGCCGCAACTGGCTGGGTAAATGCCGGCGCGAATAA
- a CDS encoding pimeloyl-ACP methyl ester carboxylesterase (product_source=COG0596; cath_funfam=3.40.50.1820; cleavage_site_network=SignalP-noTM; cog=COG0596; pfam=PF12697; superfamily=53474): MNHFSIALSALASLALLSSAHAQTSTAPAAKEPYGIGLEGYPYPYPVHMLPLTNEGEQVRMAYMDVAPATPNGRTVVLLHGRNFPSSYWAPVIKTLTDAGYRVVVPDQIGFGKSSKPTFDLHFDILARNTIALLDHLQLKQVDIVAHSLGGMLGVRITRAYPDRVSRLLLAAPIGLEDYRLYVPPTPTEKILEHEDKLTADGYRKQLVTNYSLKLPPDQITPFIDARYGIKGAADYPRWLRAFVSSAQMIYREPVAHEIPLITRPTLFIMGEDDHNAPGKPNAPEALRPKMGHNADLAKELAAKMPDAKAEVIPNVGHLVFLEAAPKFNELMLGFLAK, from the coding sequence ATGAACCACTTTTCCATTGCCTTGTCGGCACTCGCCTCGCTGGCGTTGCTGTCATCAGCACACGCGCAGACGTCAACCGCACCGGCTGCGAAAGAGCCCTATGGCATCGGACTCGAGGGATATCCGTATCCCTATCCGGTGCACATGCTGCCGCTGACCAATGAAGGCGAACAGGTGCGCATGGCATATATGGATGTGGCACCGGCGACGCCGAACGGCCGCACCGTTGTGCTGCTGCATGGGCGCAATTTTCCATCAAGCTACTGGGCGCCAGTCATCAAGACGCTAACCGACGCCGGCTATCGCGTGGTGGTGCCGGACCAGATCGGCTTCGGCAAATCCTCCAAGCCAACCTTCGACCTGCACTTCGATATTCTTGCGCGCAATACCATTGCCCTGCTCGATCACCTGCAGCTCAAGCAGGTCGATATCGTCGCCCACTCGCTCGGCGGCATGCTTGGCGTACGCATCACCCGCGCCTATCCGGATCGTGTCTCCCGCCTGCTGCTCGCAGCGCCGATCGGCCTTGAGGACTATCGCCTCTATGTGCCGCCAACGCCAACCGAGAAGATCCTCGAACACGAGGACAAGCTCACCGCCGACGGCTATCGCAAGCAGCTCGTCACCAACTACTCACTGAAGCTGCCGCCGGACCAGATTACGCCGTTCATCGACGCGCGCTACGGCATCAAGGGCGCCGCCGATTATCCCCGCTGGCTGCGTGCCTTCGTCAGCTCGGCGCAGATGATCTACCGCGAGCCCGTGGCGCACGAGATCCCGCTGATCACGCGGCCGACCCTGTTCATCATGGGCGAGGACGATCACAACGCACCAGGCAAGCCGAATGCGCCGGAAGCGCTGCGCCCCAAGATGGGACACAATGCCGATCTCGCGAAAGAATTGGCCGCGAAGATGCCGGATGCGAAAGCCGAAGTGATCCCGAATGTCGGCCACCTCGTATTTCTTGAGGCCGCACCGAAATTCAACGAATTGATGCTCGGCTTCCTCGCAAAATAG
- a CDS encoding hypothetical protein (product_source=Hypo-rule applied; cleavage_site_network=SignalP-noTM) encodes MFRAGLLAFLAVALPTAGSAYEIKPKSPETAFSGKLQPDIVGLSTATEGSKAASVFEAYLKDLPGVKPESTQQKFGSTNVTYVTSMKFVLPASGNHPGESMIAVFSSPASANRAYYVSRTLGFANGKQLTKSEMIQQVMAKYGDKPTAIGDGRLYYFYKGGKIVSVKQKYNPASALEALNAPINPKVAVALNDANGRGSCVAMFKHAQASDKSMGKLLDDAKAANCDGLLTVELLPGTSADRVGKAEFTLLDFKQIVSSAKIDAEAFAAEKDAAIHSTAPGNAPKL; translated from the coding sequence ATGTTCCGCGCAGGTTTGTTGGCGTTTCTGGCTGTGGCACTTCCCACGGCGGGGTCAGCCTATGAGATCAAGCCGAAATCACCGGAAACGGCATTCTCTGGCAAGCTGCAACCGGATATCGTTGGGCTGTCGACTGCAACCGAGGGCAGCAAGGCTGCGTCGGTTTTCGAGGCATATCTGAAGGATCTGCCCGGCGTGAAGCCGGAATCCACGCAGCAGAAATTCGGCAGCACCAATGTGACCTATGTCACGTCGATGAAGTTCGTATTGCCCGCGAGCGGCAACCATCCCGGCGAGTCGATGATAGCTGTCTTCTCCTCGCCTGCGAGCGCGAACCGCGCCTATTACGTCTCCCGCACCCTTGGCTTTGCCAACGGCAAGCAGCTCACCAAGTCGGAGATGATCCAGCAGGTGATGGCGAAGTATGGCGACAAGCCTACCGCGATCGGCGACGGGCGCCTCTATTACTTCTACAAGGGCGGCAAGATCGTCTCGGTGAAGCAGAAGTACAATCCGGCCTCCGCGCTCGAAGCCCTTAACGCGCCGATCAATCCCAAGGTAGCGGTTGCGTTGAACGACGCCAATGGCCGCGGTAGCTGTGTTGCAATGTTCAAGCATGCACAGGCCAGCGACAAGTCGATGGGCAAACTGCTTGATGACGCGAAGGCCGCCAATTGCGATGGCCTCCTCACCGTCGAACTCTTGCCGGGCACTTCGGCGGATCGCGTCGGAAAAGCCGAGTTCACGCTCCTCGACTTCAAGCAGATCGTCAGTTCGGCGAAGATCGATGCGGAAGCGTTTGCTGCGGAGAAAGACGCTGCGATCCACAGCACCGCGCCAGGCAACGCACCGAAACTCTAG
- a CDS encoding DNA-binding transcriptional ArsR family regulator (product_source=COG0640; cath_funfam=1.10.10.10; cog=COG0640; pfam=PF12840; smart=SM00418; superfamily=46785) — MAMIAALVGDPARSNMLTALMSGRALTATELAQEAGITPQTASSHLAKLESGHLIVPEKQGRHRYYRLSGPEVAAVLEGLMGLAARAGHLRTRTGPSDPELRRARVCYDHLAGDFGVRMLDTMTEKRFIRRHKGTVTLTPDGERFMTEFGIDLPALGGSRRPLCKDCLDWSVRRSHLAGALGAAVLDRLYELKWAKRRTGSRIVAFTPKGEMRFKALFGTPVA, encoded by the coding sequence ATGGCCATGATCGCCGCGCTTGTCGGTGATCCCGCGCGTTCCAACATGCTCACTGCACTGATGAGCGGGCGTGCCCTCACCGCGACCGAACTTGCGCAGGAAGCCGGTATCACGCCGCAGACTGCAAGCTCGCATCTCGCGAAACTGGAAAGCGGTCACCTCATCGTGCCGGAGAAACAGGGTCGCCATCGTTATTACCGCCTCAGCGGACCTGAGGTCGCGGCGGTGCTGGAGGGGCTGATGGGGCTTGCCGCACGCGCCGGACACCTGCGCACGCGCACGGGTCCATCGGACCCGGAACTGCGCCGCGCGCGCGTGTGTTACGACCACCTCGCCGGAGACTTCGGCGTCCGCATGCTCGACACCATGACGGAGAAGCGCTTCATCCGCCGTCACAAGGGAACGGTCACCCTCACCCCGGACGGCGAGCGCTTCATGACCGAGTTCGGCATTGACTTACCTGCACTCGGCGGATCGCGCCGCCCGCTGTGCAAGGACTGCCTCGACTGGAGCGTCAGGCGCAGTCATTTGGCCGGCGCACTGGGCGCGGCCGTTCTCGACCGGCTCTACGAATTGAAATGGGCCAAACGCCGAACCGGAAGCCGCATCGTCGCGTTTACACCGAAAGGCGAGATGCGGTTCAAGGCATTGTTCGGCACGCCAGTGGCCTGA
- a CDS encoding hypothetical protein (product_source=Hypo-rule applied; cath_funfam=3.30.70.100; pfam=PF07978; superfamily=54909) — protein sequence MITVFIRYQIDPFKTHLFEEYAKRWLEIIPTCGGDVLGYWMPHEGTNNIAFGLISFRSLADYEAYRTRLKVDDAGKANFNFAQEHKFILAEERTFLRQVER from the coding sequence ATGATCACCGTCTTCATTCGCTATCAGATCGATCCGTTCAAGACTCATTTGTTTGAAGAATACGCCAAGCGCTGGCTCGAGATCATCCCGACGTGCGGCGGCGATGTGCTCGGCTATTGGATGCCGCATGAGGGAACGAACAACATCGCGTTCGGCCTGATCTCGTTCCGCAGTCTCGCGGACTATGAGGCGTATCGCACGCGGCTGAAGGTCGATGACGCGGGTAAGGCTAATTTCAATTTCGCGCAGGAGCACAAATTTATCCTGGCGGAAGAGCGGACCTTCTTGCGGCAGGTGGAGCGCTGA
- a CDS encoding 2-methylisocitrate lyase-like PEP mutase family enzyme (product_source=COG2513; cath_funfam=3.20.20.60; cog=COG2513; pfam=PF13714; superfamily=51621), with amino-acid sequence MSVSVAQKRAEFRKLHESGCFVLPNPWDVGSARLLAGMGFKALASTSSGFAWSTGRADNHVTCDDVVTHLTTLCAPRRTCR; translated from the coding sequence ATGTCAGTCTCGGTCGCGCAGAAGCGGGCGGAGTTTCGCAAGTTGCATGAGAGTGGATGTTTCGTTCTGCCCAATCCCTGGGATGTGGGAAGTGCACGTCTGCTCGCGGGCATGGGCTTTAAAGCGCTGGCGTCCACGAGTTCGGGCTTCGCCTGGTCGACCGGGCGCGCGGACAACCATGTGACATGCGATGATGTTGTTACTCATCTCACGACACTCTGCGCGCCGCGACGGACCTGCCGGTGA
- a CDS encoding 2-methylisocitrate lyase-like PEP mutase family enzyme (product_source=COG2513; cath_funfam=3.20.20.60; cog=COG2513; pfam=PF13714; superfamily=51621): MNADFEAGFAHDPAGVAANVTRGVATGVAGLSIEDSTGDASKPLYEMTLAVERIRAARKAIDDSGSGVMLVGRCESFLVGKPDLDATIARLVAYAEAGAECLYAPGLKTKEQISAVVKAVAPKPVNVLMGAPGWSAAELADLGVRRISVGGALARAAWGAFLRAARDIADNGSFAEFGKAVPFAEINAMFAKT, encoded by the coding sequence GTGAATGCGGACTTTGAAGCGGGGTTCGCGCACGATCCCGCAGGTGTTGCGGCCAATGTCACGCGCGGCGTTGCGACCGGAGTTGCGGGATTGTCGATCGAGGATTCGACGGGCGATGCATCGAAGCCGCTTTACGAGATGACGCTCGCGGTCGAACGCATCCGCGCGGCGCGCAAGGCGATCGACGATAGCGGCAGCGGCGTGATGCTGGTCGGCCGCTGTGAAAGTTTTCTGGTCGGGAAGCCGGATCTCGATGCAACCATCGCACGGCTCGTCGCTTATGCGGAGGCGGGAGCAGAGTGTCTCTATGCGCCCGGCCTCAAGACGAAAGAGCAAATCTCAGCCGTGGTGAAAGCCGTCGCGCCGAAACCAGTCAACGTGCTGATGGGCGCTCCGGGATGGAGCGCTGCCGAGTTGGCTGACCTCGGCGTGCGGCGCATTAGCGTTGGCGGGGCGCTCGCGCGCGCAGCTTGGGGAGCGTTCCTGCGTGCCGCGCGTGACATCGCGGATAATGGTTCGTTCGCTGAATTCGGCAAGGCCGTTCCGTTTGCGGAGATCAATGCGATGTTCGCGAAGACGTAA
- a CDS encoding uncharacterized protein HemX (product_source=COG2959; cog=COG2959; smart=SM01333; transmembrane_helix_parts=Outside_1_52,TMhelix_53_72,Inside_73_127), with protein sequence MANEHNPNEPHRSTPTNEELIRQRAERLENELRDNELQADPELAEGPASGGRLALFAIAIVAILGVVFYGLNNGSMNPNNATSTAMRSAPSSPGQTTGSAPTTPQQQPGGQSSPANSGAPSTGAPAK encoded by the coding sequence ATGGCAAATGAGCACAACCCCAATGAACCACATCGGTCGACTCCGACCAATGAAGAGCTGATCCGGCAGCGCGCCGAACGGCTTGAGAATGAACTTCGGGACAATGAGCTTCAGGCCGATCCCGAACTCGCGGAAGGTCCGGCCAGCGGCGGGCGACTCGCTCTGTTCGCCATCGCGATCGTCGCGATCCTCGGCGTGGTGTTCTACGGGCTCAATAACGGATCGATGAATCCAAACAACGCCACCTCGACGGCCATGCGGTCGGCACCGTCCAGCCCAGGACAGACGACAGGTTCGGCGCCGACAACACCGCAGCAGCAGCCGGGCGGCCAGTCGTCTCCGGCGAACAGCGGTGCACCGTCAACGGGGGCGCCTGCGAAATAG
- a CDS encoding hypothetical protein (product_source=Hypo-rule applied; transmembrane_helix_parts=Inside_1_38,TMhelix_39_56,Outside_57_74) — translation MALISGNKWASDKDKRGYRDAPDIYENFEFSQRNKPLKAMIGVALLVAIALILARMNPVPHEIPNPPSISTPAN, via the coding sequence ATGGCCCTGATTTCTGGAAACAAGTGGGCGTCCGATAAGGACAAACGCGGATACAGGGACGCGCCGGATATCTACGAGAACTTTGAATTCAGCCAACGCAACAAGCCCCTGAAGGCCATGATCGGCGTGGCGCTGCTTGTCGCGATCGCCCTGATATTGGCGCGCATGAACCCTGTGCCGCACGAGATCCCAAATCCGCCGTCCATTTCCACACCAGCGAACTAA